In Micromonospora sp. NBC_01813, the following are encoded in one genomic region:
- a CDS encoding TetR/AcrR family transcriptional regulator, producing MDTGGDGSEPSTQPRKQRADARRNEQTLLSAAAAAFVASGVDVPVRDIATRAGVGVGTIYRHFPTRADLIVAVFRHQVEACAEAAPALLADSDSPHAALARWIELFVDFLVTKHGLAGALQSDATAYQTLHDAFTGRLVPACAQLLDAALAAGEIRPGIDAYQLLRGVGNLCIGDDTDPHYDARRLVGLLIAGLHVS from the coding sequence ATCGACACCGGCGGCGACGGTTCAGAGCCCTCGACCCAGCCGCGCAAGCAGCGGGCCGACGCCCGACGCAACGAGCAGACGCTGCTCAGCGCCGCCGCAGCGGCCTTCGTGGCATCCGGCGTCGACGTGCCGGTACGTGACATCGCCACCCGGGCCGGCGTCGGCGTCGGCACCATCTACCGCCACTTCCCCACCCGCGCCGATCTGATCGTCGCCGTCTTCCGCCACCAGGTCGAAGCCTGCGCCGAAGCCGCCCCGGCCCTGCTCGCCGACAGCGACAGTCCACACGCCGCGCTGGCCCGGTGGATCGAGCTGTTCGTCGACTTCCTGGTCACCAAACACGGCCTCGCCGGAGCGTTGCAGTCCGACGCCACCGCCTACCAGACGCTGCACGACGCCTTCACCGGCCGGCTGGTCCCCGCCTGCGCCCAACTGCTCGACGCCGCCCTCGCCGCTGGCGAGATCCGCCCGGGCATCGACGCCTACCAGCTCCTGCGCGGCGTCGGCAACCTCTGCATCGGCGACGACACCGACCCCCACTACGACGCCCGCCGCCTGGTCGGCCTGCTCATCGCCGGCCTGCACGTCAGTTGA
- a CDS encoding DegT/DnrJ/EryC1/StrS family aminotransferase produces MNDPAERYPVARPSLSQLEERYVVDALRSGWISSQGPYLAEFEHRFAQRCAAGQAVATSNGTVALHLVLAAAGIGPGDEVIVPALTYVATANAVAYCGARAVCVDVRRETWCVDPAAVRAAIGPRTRAVIAVDLYGHPADYPALRELCRRHGLLLVADAAESFGATLDGRPTGSLADATTFSFFGNKVITSGEGGCVTTCDPTLAQRMRLLRNQGMDPDRRYYFPVLGYNYRMTNLCAALLCAQLDRADEIIARREWVIAAYEEQLADEPKLSAQPVAPGVRRGPWMAAFLVGARADATSRDALARVLDRLGVQTRPFFVPIPDLPAHHDPTVDRPVADDLSRRGINLPTYVELTESAVKTVVERVRAALGAIG; encoded by the coding sequence GTGAACGACCCGGCAGAGCGCTACCCGGTCGCCCGGCCGAGCCTGTCGCAACTGGAGGAGCGCTACGTCGTCGACGCGCTGCGCAGCGGCTGGATCTCGTCGCAGGGCCCGTACCTGGCCGAGTTCGAGCACCGGTTCGCCCAACGCTGCGCCGCCGGGCAGGCGGTGGCGACCAGCAACGGCACGGTCGCCCTGCATCTGGTCCTCGCCGCCGCCGGCATCGGCCCCGGCGACGAGGTCATCGTCCCCGCGTTGACCTACGTGGCGACCGCCAACGCGGTCGCCTACTGCGGGGCCCGCGCCGTCTGCGTGGACGTCCGGCGGGAGACCTGGTGCGTCGACCCGGCCGCGGTCCGCGCCGCGATCGGCCCGCGTACCCGGGCCGTCATCGCCGTCGATTTGTACGGACACCCGGCCGACTATCCGGCGTTGCGTGAGCTCTGCCGCCGGCATGGTCTGCTCCTGGTCGCCGACGCGGCGGAGTCGTTCGGCGCCACGCTCGACGGGCGACCCACCGGATCCCTGGCCGACGCCACCACCTTCTCCTTCTTCGGCAACAAGGTGATCACCTCGGGCGAGGGCGGCTGCGTCACCACGTGTGACCCGACCCTCGCCCAACGGATGCGCCTGCTGCGCAACCAGGGCATGGATCCGGATCGCCGCTACTACTTCCCGGTGCTCGGCTACAACTACCGGATGACCAACCTGTGCGCCGCGCTGCTCTGCGCCCAACTCGACCGGGCAGACGAGATCATCGCCCGGCGTGAGTGGGTGATCGCCGCGTACGAGGAACAGCTGGCCGACGAGCCGAAACTGTCCGCCCAGCCGGTGGCCCCCGGTGTCCGGCGTGGACCATGGATGGCCGCCTTCCTGGTGGGAGCGCGGGCGGACGCGACGTCCCGGGACGCGCTGGCCCGGGTGCTCGACCGGCTCGGGGTGCAGACCCGGCCGTTCTTCGTACCGATTCCCGATCTGCCCGCCCACCACGATCCGACGGTGGACCGGCCGGTCGCCGACGATCTGAGCCGGCGCGGCATCAACCTGCCCACCTACGTCGAGCTGACCGAGTCGGCGGTCAAGACGGTGGTGGAGCGGGTCCGCGCCGCACTGGGCGCCATCGGCTGA
- a CDS encoding glycosyltransferase, giving the protein MRVTVDATPIRPGHAAGVEAFSYGLLTGLAADRSCALRVDVLGGTLAEWHRNVPDLAGGRVVWTETAQPLRSDNPVGQLLRRWTPRRVRDSHAVRATINAVRQRAVPGQGDVDVTLYPFHAAPTRPGTSVVVLHDLRRLRADSHAPGYAAVIRRNVARASAVVVTWPHPYQEAVRMFPEAADRIVLIPTPTFQPAPERASARPEPGLLLYPSSTAEHKNHATLLEAMALLPQHRLICPGPLVEPEASRLLARAARPDLRGRVAFPGFVSLDELNTLYARADAVVVPSLWEAASGAMLEAFSWGLPVACADVEPLLAQLEFTGAEATVFRATDPASLAAAVRRLAADRAHYAAASRRANGRLATRTWAAVGRDYLDVLRWAAQGRPGPVPRCAFGAALNGDDLSGDDLSGAALSPEQARG; this is encoded by the coding sequence ATGAGGGTCACCGTCGATGCCACCCCGATCCGTCCCGGCCACGCCGCCGGCGTCGAGGCGTTCAGCTACGGGCTGCTGACCGGCCTGGCCGCCGACAGGTCCTGCGCACTGCGGGTCGACGTCCTCGGCGGCACCCTGGCCGAGTGGCACCGCAACGTGCCTGACCTAGCCGGCGGGCGCGTCGTCTGGACGGAGACCGCCCAGCCGCTGCGCTCCGACAATCCGGTCGGGCAACTGCTGCGCCGCTGGACACCGAGACGGGTACGCGACTCCCATGCGGTGCGCGCCACGATCAACGCGGTCCGCCAGCGTGCCGTGCCCGGCCAGGGCGACGTGGACGTCACGCTGTACCCGTTCCACGCGGCACCGACCCGACCCGGTACGTCGGTGGTCGTCCTGCACGACCTCCGGCGGCTGCGGGCCGACTCCCACGCACCCGGGTACGCGGCCGTGATCCGGCGCAACGTGGCTCGCGCGTCCGCCGTCGTCGTCACCTGGCCACACCCGTACCAGGAAGCGGTGCGGATGTTCCCCGAGGCGGCGGATCGGATCGTGCTCATCCCGACGCCGACCTTCCAGCCCGCACCCGAGCGGGCATCGGCCCGACCCGAGCCGGGTCTGCTCCTCTACCCCTCGTCCACGGCGGAACACAAGAACCACGCGACCCTGCTGGAGGCGATGGCGCTGCTCCCGCAGCACCGGCTGATCTGCCCCGGGCCGCTGGTCGAGCCCGAGGCGAGCCGGCTGCTCGCCCGGGCAGCCCGACCCGACCTGCGCGGCCGGGTCGCCTTCCCCGGATTCGTCAGCCTGGACGAGTTGAACACCCTGTACGCCCGAGCCGACGCGGTGGTGGTGCCCTCGCTCTGGGAAGCGGCCAGCGGGGCGATGCTGGAGGCGTTCAGTTGGGGACTCCCGGTGGCGTGCGCCGACGTCGAGCCGTTGCTGGCCCAACTGGAGTTCACCGGGGCCGAGGCGACGGTCTTCCGGGCCACGGACCCGGCCTCGCTGGCCGCGGCGGTCCGGCGGTTGGCAGCAGACCGGGCACACTACGCCGCCGCGTCCCGCCGGGCGAACGGTCGGCTCGCCACGCGTACCTGGGCCGCCGTCGGGCGGGACTACCTGGACGTACTGCGGTGGGCCGCCCAGGGCCGCCCCGGTCCGGTGCCCCGTTGCGCGTTCGGTGCCGCGCTGAACGGCGATGATCTGAGCGGCGATGATCTGAGCGGTGCCGCGCTGAGCCCGGAACAGGCACGCGGGTGA
- the gmd gene encoding GDP-mannose 4,6-dehydratase — translation MSRVALISGITGQDGSYLAELLLDKGYTVHGIKRRSSSFNTERIDRVDVHPRSAGARLFLHYSDLSDPASLASLIRDVRPDEIYNLGAQSHVRVSFDLPGYTAGVTGLGALHLLEAARAAGTDCRFYQASSSEMFGSTPPPQREETKFHPRSPYACAKVYAFWTAVNYRESWDMFCANGILFNHESPRRGENFVTRKITRAVARIEAGLQDRLYLGNLDAVRDWGYAPEYVEAMWLTLQQDTPDDYVVATGEGHTVREFVAAAFDRVGLDWQRYVEIDPTFFRPAEVDALIGDYTKARRKLKWAPKTLFGDLVRIMVDADRQLLEDERMGRLVRVDR, via the coding sequence ATGTCACGAGTGGCACTCATCTCCGGTATCACCGGGCAGGACGGCAGCTACCTGGCCGAACTGTTGCTCGACAAGGGATATACGGTGCACGGGATCAAACGCCGGTCGTCGTCGTTCAACACCGAACGGATCGATCGGGTCGACGTCCACCCCAGGAGCGCGGGCGCCCGGCTGTTCCTGCACTACAGCGACCTGTCCGACCCGGCTTCGCTGGCATCGCTGATCCGGGACGTCCGGCCGGACGAGATCTACAACCTCGGCGCGCAGAGCCACGTGCGGGTCTCCTTCGACCTCCCCGGCTACACCGCGGGCGTCACCGGGCTCGGCGCCCTCCACCTGCTGGAGGCCGCCCGCGCCGCCGGCACCGACTGCCGCTTCTACCAGGCGTCATCCTCGGAGATGTTCGGCTCGACCCCACCGCCGCAGCGCGAGGAGACGAAGTTCCACCCGCGCAGTCCGTACGCCTGCGCGAAGGTCTACGCCTTCTGGACGGCGGTGAACTACCGCGAGTCCTGGGACATGTTCTGCGCCAACGGGATCCTGTTCAACCACGAGAGTCCGCGCCGGGGCGAGAACTTCGTGACGCGCAAGATCACCCGGGCGGTTGCCAGGATCGAAGCCGGCCTGCAGGACCGGCTCTACCTGGGCAATCTCGACGCGGTGCGCGACTGGGGGTACGCGCCGGAGTACGTCGAAGCGATGTGGCTGACCCTGCAGCAGGACACCCCGGACGACTACGTCGTCGCCACCGGCGAGGGCCACACCGTGCGGGAGTTCGTGGCGGCGGCCTTCGACCGGGTCGGGCTCGACTGGCAACGGTACGTGGAGATCGACCCGACGTTCTTCCGGCCGGCCGAGGTCGATGCCCTCATCGGCGACTACACCAAGGCCCGGCGCAAACTCAAATGGGCACCGAAGACCCTGTTCGGCGACCTGGTGCGGATCATGGTGGATGCCGACCGCCAGCTCCTCGAGGACGAGCGGATGGGCCGCCTGGTGCGGGTGGACCGATGA
- a CDS encoding glycosyltransferase family 4 protein gives MADHTTPAADTAQRLAADDGEPFRVLVTANYFAPGWRAGGPVRSISDVLDTASADIETTLLTRDHDLGTSEPYPDLSGRWVQFGRTKIFYLGVRRPAHWRLLWRQLRSTRFDLLYVNSVWSTFSILPIAMARLGLLRVGHILVAPRGEFGAGALRLHRTRKRIFLAGWRWMLSRPQVLWHAATPIEAADIRRVLPRARIGVIAVSSGPVPAQNPARLPTTEHARLVFIGRISPMKNLDLVLAALAHVPVPVSLDIYGPVGDPGYWQRCRQLLDALPDSATVEYRGELRPDQVRETFSRYDAFVLPTRGENFGNAIAESLSAYCPVVCSDRTPWTSVLHDGGGLVLTELTPSALGDLVTRVATATPEQRHQARMAAGAAYRRWRASRAQISVLDHARQVIRDAGHPSLTAPSVGPAHR, from the coding sequence ATGGCCGACCACACCACCCCCGCAGCCGACACCGCGCAACGACTCGCGGCGGACGACGGCGAACCGTTCCGGGTCCTCGTCACGGCGAACTACTTCGCACCCGGCTGGCGCGCTGGCGGCCCGGTCCGCTCCATCTCCGACGTACTCGACACGGCCAGCGCCGACATCGAGACGACCCTGCTGACCCGCGACCACGACCTCGGGACCAGCGAGCCCTATCCGGACCTGTCCGGTCGCTGGGTGCAGTTCGGCCGAACCAAGATCTTCTATCTCGGGGTACGCCGACCGGCACACTGGCGGCTGCTGTGGCGTCAACTGCGGTCGACACGCTTCGATCTGCTCTACGTGAACAGCGTCTGGTCGACCTTCTCGATTCTGCCGATCGCAATGGCCCGACTCGGCCTGTTGCGGGTCGGCCACATCCTGGTCGCACCCAGGGGCGAATTCGGCGCGGGCGCACTCCGGCTGCACCGGACCCGCAAACGGATCTTCCTGGCCGGCTGGCGGTGGATGCTGTCCCGGCCGCAGGTGCTGTGGCACGCCGCCACACCGATCGAAGCCGCCGACATCCGGCGGGTACTGCCGCGAGCCCGCATCGGGGTCATCGCCGTGAGCAGCGGCCCCGTACCCGCCCAGAACCCGGCGCGGTTGCCCACGACCGAGCATGCCCGACTGGTCTTCATCGGGCGGATCTCGCCGATGAAGAACCTCGACCTGGTCCTCGCCGCCCTCGCCCACGTCCCGGTGCCGGTGTCGCTGGACATCTACGGCCCGGTCGGTGACCCCGGGTACTGGCAGCGGTGCCGGCAGTTGCTCGACGCCCTTCCCGACTCGGCCACCGTCGAGTACCGGGGAGAGCTACGCCCCGACCAGGTCCGCGAGACCTTCTCCCGGTACGACGCGTTCGTGCTGCCGACCCGCGGCGAGAACTTCGGCAACGCCATCGCGGAGAGCCTCTCCGCGTACTGCCCGGTGGTCTGTTCCGATCGGACGCCCTGGACGTCGGTGCTGCACGACGGCGGCGGCCTTGTCCTCACCGAGTTGACCCCGTCGGCGTTGGGCGACCTGGTCACCCGGGTCGCCACCGCCACCCCCGAGCAACGGCACCAGGCCCGGATGGCGGCGGGCGCTGCCTACCGCCGGTGGCGGGCGAGCCGGGCGCAGATCAGCGTGCTGGACCACGCCCGGCAGGTGATCCGCGATGCCGGGCATCCGTCGCTGACTGCCCCATCGGTCGGGCCGGCACACCGGTGA
- a CDS encoding NeuD/PglB/VioB family sugar acetyltransferase encodes MTTDVVIVGAGGMGREMYGVIRLLNAVPPAGPRWRVLGFVDDYPTESNVALVARLGVPFLGPTRWLAGQPTTTQVALGVGQPRLRRETDQAIVGYGLPAAVLVHPAAEIGPDCVFQEGLFAAGGARVTTNVILGRHVHLNQNCTIGHDVTLGDYVSVNPLAAVSGYCRLADEVLVGTTAAVLPQLTVGGAAIVGAGACVTKDVPAGVVVTGVPARPMGQSATDARHRGSPAGRGPAR; translated from the coding sequence GTGACGACCGACGTGGTGATCGTGGGCGCGGGTGGCATGGGCCGCGAGATGTACGGCGTGATCCGGCTGCTGAACGCGGTGCCTCCGGCCGGGCCCCGATGGCGGGTGCTCGGTTTCGTCGACGACTATCCCACGGAGTCGAACGTCGCGTTGGTGGCGCGGCTCGGGGTGCCCTTCCTCGGTCCGACCCGGTGGTTGGCCGGCCAGCCGACGACCACCCAGGTCGCCCTCGGGGTCGGGCAGCCCCGGTTGCGTCGCGAGACCGACCAGGCCATCGTCGGGTACGGGCTGCCGGCTGCCGTGCTGGTGCACCCGGCGGCGGAGATCGGCCCGGACTGTGTTTTCCAGGAGGGCCTGTTCGCGGCCGGAGGTGCCCGGGTCACGACCAATGTGATCCTTGGCCGGCATGTGCACCTCAACCAGAACTGCACCATCGGGCACGACGTCACCTTGGGCGACTATGTCTCGGTGAACCCGCTCGCCGCTGTCTCCGGCTACTGCCGGTTGGCCGACGAGGTCCTGGTCGGCACCACGGCGGCCGTCCTGCCGCAGCTGACGGTGGGCGGTGCCGCCATCGTCGGCGCCGGCGCGTGCGTGACGAAGGACGTCCCGGCCGGCGTCGTGGTCACCGGTGTGCCGGCCCGACCGATGGGGCAGTCAGCGACGGATGCCCGGCATCGCGGATCACCTGCCGGGCGTGGTCCAGCACGCTGA
- a CDS encoding helix-turn-helix domain-containing protein, translated as MVATLGRLTCGGLEIRDSQPPDSRPLGDAGRSLTVVSSAHRGILYPARLPTFARLPPPEKVASLVRWFWIPQWRIAPGRTSRQQVIAFPACNLVVGPDAVELVGATTRRSYRDLTGTGWAVGALLRPAAVPSFISDPEQIRDTSRTVELPDLHTRVADAMRAPADQPADESGRLARTVDVFAGWLAETMEPPGPEALLANELAELVDTDPLVLRVEDIADRLHVSTRTVQRLARRYVGLPPSTMIRRRRLQEAAQLLRTEPGTDLAALAAQLGYADQAHLATEFRTVLGFTPSAYRRAATSS; from the coding sequence ATGGTTGCGACCCTAGGCCGGCTCACCTGCGGTGGCTTGGAGATTCGCGACAGCCAGCCGCCCGACAGCCGGCCGCTCGGCGACGCGGGCCGTAGCCTGACGGTCGTGAGTTCGGCGCATCGCGGCATCCTGTACCCGGCCCGGTTGCCGACCTTCGCCCGGCTGCCGCCGCCGGAGAAGGTCGCGTCGCTGGTCCGCTGGTTCTGGATCCCGCAGTGGCGGATCGCGCCGGGCCGGACGTCGCGCCAACAGGTCATCGCGTTTCCGGCCTGCAATCTGGTCGTCGGGCCGGACGCGGTGGAGCTGGTCGGCGCGACGACGCGCCGGTCGTACCGGGATCTGACCGGAACCGGGTGGGCGGTCGGTGCCCTGCTGCGCCCGGCGGCGGTGCCGTCGTTCATCTCGGATCCGGAACAGATCCGGGACACCTCCCGCACGGTGGAGTTGCCCGACCTGCACACTCGGGTGGCCGACGCGATGCGCGCTCCAGCTGACCAGCCGGCTGACGAGTCGGGGCGGCTCGCGCGGACCGTGGATGTCTTCGCGGGTTGGCTCGCTGAGACGATGGAGCCGCCCGGCCCGGAGGCGCTGCTCGCCAACGAACTGGCCGAGCTGGTCGACACCGACCCGCTGGTGCTGCGGGTGGAGGACATCGCCGACCGGCTGCACGTTTCGACCCGGACCGTGCAGCGGCTGGCCCGCCGCTACGTCGGCCTGCCGCCGTCGACGATGATCCGCCGCCGTCGGCTGCAGGAGGCCGCGCAACTGCTGCGTACCGAACCGGGCACTGATCTGGCCGCGCTGGCGGCCCAGCTCGGTTACGCCGACCAGGCGCATCTGGCCACCGAGTTCCGTACGGTGCTCGGCTTCACCCCGAGCGCCTACCGCCGGGCGGCGACCTCGTCCTGA